The genomic interval CATTTTCCTTCAGCAAAGTTAGGACTGAGAGTTACTGCtggttacatttttatttcaatctaATAAGTGATTATcataattaatatatttctctgattatttgaaaatataaaatctcaTACAGAGTTGCTATTCTGAGTTGTATGTTCGtattatttgacatttttctactgtgttatttgtattttttattagaCTTcgtaaaaactttattttgtagatactagcttttttcataattATAGATATGTTTTTCATGTGTCTACTCACATGAAAAATTGTTTTGGAACCTCATAAGCCATAAATCCTGGATAGAAGAGACTTTAGAAAAatatgaatcatttttaaaatcttgcccCAACCCCAAATAGGAAACTAGATTAAACCAAAGGAGAGCTTCTTAACTAAGTCTAGAAATGCTGGACACTAAGCAAGAATCtatgaaaaaaatgacagaaatatttggatataataaataaaactgctttaTGTAAATCAAGGTAATAAAAATACTTCTATGGTAAATTAAACAGAAGTCTATTTTCCTATATAGAAACTGACCTcagatagaatttcagttttcttttccatgtggctTCACTAGCTTAGCTTACAAAAAACCCCCTAACTTCCAGTTTGATAGCTAAAAATCCAAACATTATTTGATAAAGTATTTTAATCTCTATCATCACTCTTTTTTGTCTTGGAAAAAGTTGAGACAGTCTCTAGAGAAAGGGTATTGTGGAGTAAATCTAAGCTAAAAATGAAATGCCACTTCATGGAGAGCTAGCTCCTCCCTGTCTCTTCCCATTAGATATCATGGTCAATTACCATTAAACACAGGAGAATTGCTGCCCTCCCTTAAGCCAGAGCACTCACCAACATTAACAGAGAAAGTTTCCTATCCTCATGTATTTGGCAAATCTggtgaggaaaattctgaaaatagcAGTTACTACCATAAGACTTTGCAATGTGATGCTAGAAAAATCTATTCTGATTGCAAGATTTTATTCCTATTCTATTTTCTGAGTTAATCCAGAATGGAGAGCTCATAATTTGCCACTTAAAAACTGCAACAAAGGATTGAACAAACTTAATCATATCCGTTTTATAACTGAATAGTTTATGAAGAGGCTGTTAACTCCACATGCTTCTAATTAGTGCTATTAGAATTCAAAGGTTCTTggatacatacagacacacaaaccatcCTATTGCCAGTGCTTAAAATGAAGGTATGTAGAACACTTTTCTAAAAATGATTCTGTAAAACATATTGAAATTTGGATATTCTGAGCACTCAGCTTATGGACTGTTTTagcattatattttagaaaaatttgacTCAGCCTCTTATTTTAAACACTACTttgcatatatttattatctctactgaaagttaaaattttaGTGTAGAAGAGTCTTGCATTCTAACCTTCAGTCTGCTACGTATGTACTAACTTGGGAAAATGAACTCTTTGAACTTCCTAATTCAAATTTCTGCCCAAATCAATTTCTtgtgaaatgcaaacaaaacttCCCTCTCTGTTCCAAGctaacttacaatgttgtgtgaaaaaaattactattatttattcTTATGCTCCAGCAAGAAGTATTTAGAACTTTATACATTCACAGAGGCATGGTAATTTCTTgagaaaacacaaatataaatgaaaaccagaaaattCCAGTGTTTCAGAAGATTAAATTGCTTCCCAAAGCTGTTATCTTGCCCAGTTGTGGCTTAGTGGCAAGATGGGAActacaaattttgtttttctttcttatctggAAACTCTTTCCATaggaaaagctttaaaaaagtttttaagactTTGTTGGACCTGCTCATTATGAATTCCTGAATCTCTGTCATGAAGTAGTTGCAATGTCACTGATGTACAGGAAAGCAGGTGATATATTTAACTAGGTGGTATAAATTGAAATATCCTTAGGTACACATTTGTCCTGCTTTTCAAAATTCTTATAATCcgtggcaactttttttttttttgccaacagGTCCTCAATGCTCCCATACTCCAGCCTTTAGAAAATCTCCATGTAGAGCTGTAATTCAGATCTTTAATCAAGGATCTACTAAGAGATAAAGACTATATTTAtatcagatttattttcttatggtATTAAAGTCTAAAGCAATACTGATCCTTATAGTAAAATGCAGAGTACAAGTAAGACATTTAAAGTTACTATATAAtacctaataatttttattaagataGGTATTAGGTATTATAATACTTGTTTATTAAAAGTAGAATGAGCAAGAGTAAGGTTAAATACTAAAGTCTGATTTACACTCTCCCCTTTGCTACTCTGCAGAGTTACAACTTTAATGCCTCTGTATACTTATAGGTAACTTTTATAGATGTGAATACTGACAATGTACTATTATATTGGATGAATGCTAAATAAATGATAAGAAACTTGTCTTTTCTCTTGAagatttgagcatttttttcacattgatatttatatctatatctcaGACCTCATTTTATTGACAGCTATATAGCAACAGGCATAGCAAAAGCTTTCATTAATACTGTACTGAGAGCTGTAGAATAAGTGAGCTAAgttaaaatacatattgaatAATAATTCAAGACTTACATTCCTATAATTAAATTCACATCATTATATcaacaaaataatagtaaaaacacTTTAAGGTAGTGTTAACAAGGTAGACAATTTGGGATGAATAAACTTTGTACTGGTGGCTTTGGCTTATACCATTGCCCCTTCTTATCTGTTGGTTCTGCATCTGAGgatggaaaatatttggaaaaaaaattctataaaattccaaaaagcaaaacttataTTTGCTGCCCAACTATTTATATAGTATGTGCATTATATTAGGTCTTATAAGTAACCTAATGTGTgcgagctaagtcacttcagttgtgtccaattctgtgtgaccttgTGGGCTGCAGGCCACCAGACTTCCatgggtccatgggattctccaggcaaggttgccatgcccttctccatgggattttcccaacctagggatcgaaattatgtctcttacatctcctggcatgttctttaccattagtaccacctgggaagatagaagtaacctagagatgatttaaagtatataagaGGGTGTGTATATGTTATATGCAaacactatgccattttatataagggatttCAGCATCCTTGGAATTTGGCATCCACAGGGGACCTGGAATCAATCCCTTGTAAATTTGGAGGAACAACTGTATTAGTACCTCCAGCAAACTAAGGACtctgaacagttcagttcagttgctcagtcgtgtccaattctttgaaatcccgtggactgcagcatgacaggcttccctttccatcaccaactcccagagcttgctcaaactcatgtccatcaagtcagtgatgccatccaaccatctcattctctgtcatccccttctcctcctgccctcagtatttcccagcttcagggttttttccaatatgtcagttctttgaatcatgtggccaaagtactgaagtttcagcttcagcatcagtcctttcaatgaatattcaggactgatttcctttaggatggactggtttgatctccttgtagtccaagggactctcaagagtcttctctagcaccatagttcaaaagcatcagttctttggtgctcagctttctttaaagtcaaattctcacatccatacatgactactggaaaaaccatagctttgactaaatgaaagagatgggactaccagaccacctgacctgcctcgtgagaaacctgtatgcaggtcaggaagcaacagttagaactggacatggaacaacagactggttccaaataggaaaaggattgcatcaaggctgtatattgtcaccatgaaaaatgctgggctggaagaagcacaagctgaaatcaaaattgccgggagaaatatcaataatctcagatatgcagatgccatcacccttatggcagaaagtgaagaagaactagaaagcctgttgatgaaagtgaaagaggagagtacaaaagttggcttaaagctcaacatttagaaaactaagatcatggcatctggtcccattacttcatggcaaatagatggggaaacagtggaaacggtggctgactttattttttggggctccaaaatcactgcagatggtgattacagccatgaagctaaaagatgcttactgcttggaatgaaagttatgactacctagacagaatattaaaaagcagcaacattactttgtcaacaaaggtccatctagtcaaggctatggtttttccagtagtcatgtatggatgtgagagttggactataaagaaagctgagtgcagaagaatttatgcttttgaattgtgttggagaagactcttgagagtcccttgggctgcgaggagatccaaccagttcatcctaaaggagatcagtcctgggtgttctttggaaggactgatgttgaagctgaaactccaatacttgggccacctgatgcgaagagctgactcatttgaaaagactctgatgctgggaaagattgagggcaggaaaagaaggggatgacagaggatgagatggatggatggcatcaccgactcaaaggacatgagtttgagtaaactccgggagttggtgatggacagggaggcctggcctgctgtggttcatggggtcacaaagaattggacatgactgagcgactgaactgaactgaactgactaaatgaacctttgtcatcaaagtaatatctgtgctattaatgtgctgtctaggttggtcattgcttttcttccaaagagcaagcatattttaattttatggctgcagtcaccatctacagtgattttggagcccaagaaaataaagtctctcactgtttccattgtttacccatctatttgccatcaagtgataggaccaatgccatgatcttagttttctgaatgctgagttttaagtcagatttttcactctcctctttcactttcatcaagaggctctttagttcctcttcattttcttctataagggtggtgtcatctgcatatctgaggttatttttcctggcaattccatatttccatatttctcctggcaatcttaattcccacttgtgcttcatccagcccagcattttgcatgatgtactctgcatataagttaaataagcatgatgacaatatacagccttgaggtactcctttcccaatatggaactaGTCTGTTATTCTGTGtttggctctaactgttgcttcttgggagaaggcaatggcaacccagtccagtgttcttgcctggagaatcccagggacaggggagcctcgtggactgccgtctatggggtcgcacagagtcggacacgactgaagcgacttagcagcagcagcagcggttgcttcttgacctacatacaaatttctcaggaggcaggtaaggtgatctggtattcccatctcttgaagaattttccacagttggttgtgatctacacagtcaaaggctttggtataatcgataaagcagaagtagatggttttctggaatttgcttgctttttctatgatccaacagatgctggcaatttgatctctggttcttctgccttttctaaatccagcttgaacgtcggGAGtctcatggttcacgtacttttgaagcctggtttggggaattttgaatattactttcttagtgtgtgagatgagtgcaattgtatggtagtttgaacattgtttggcatgcCCTTacttgagattggaatgaaaactgacattttccagtcctgtggccactgctgagttttccaaatttgctggcatattgagtgcagcactttaatagcatcatctctGAACAGCCTCTGTGCTAAAAAGCCCAGAGTTCCTGCATCACTATGATAGGTCAATTCACATTGCTGTGTGGCACTATGCCAGGCAATTTACACTAAAGATCAGATTTTAAATTTACATCAGATAATCACTATTACCTCTATTGTTGAGGTTGATGGTTTTGGAGAAGTGGAGGGATTGAGAAGGCAACTTTTTAACTCAAAGAGTCATTTTCCATTGGTAACCCTAACacactagagaaagaaaaacaccaatacaatatattaacacatatatatagaatttagaaagatggtaatgatgaccctatatgcaagacagcaaaagagacacagatgtaaagaacagacttttggactttgtgggagaaggtgagggtgggatgatttgtgagaatagcattgaaacatgtatattatcatatgtgaaatagatcgctggtccaggttcgatgcatgagacagggtgctcaaggctggtgcactgggatgaccctgagggatgggatgggaagggaggtgaaagggagggtcaggatggggaacacatgtacacccatggctgattcatgtcaatgtatggcaaaaaccaccacaatattgtaattagcctccaattaaaataaataaaagaaaaaagaaaaaaaaaagagttctaaaACTAATAAGCAGTTTTCCTCTCAGAACATTTCAGAGGTCTTGGATCACTATAGTTTCTTTCTCTCATGTTAACACCACCATACCAGAAAGACATTGCTAGATTCGTTTTATTGATGGGGAACCTGAAGTTCAGAGAACATAAGAAATATTGCCTGGATGATGTAATTCATGACTTAACACAGAAGAGCCTTGAATCCAGGCTTGTCTGGCTCCAAattctgtatcattttattttgattctatGATGTCCTAGAAGGCAAAAAGCATGCTCCTTTGAAATGTGTCTGATAGCTTGCTAGAATCAATCTACAACATAGTTTTGGGGGtggtttaaataattttgtttcagaTGATACAGTAATCTCCTTGGCACTGaggagaaattaaaaggaaaaagtaatataGCAGGAATTGTAACTGAAACTTCCTAATTGCTATCTAGGTGGCAAGtattacaaacaaaaattaaccaaatgacaggaaaacaaaaatcaaagaacaaaCTTTATTGGAACTGTTTAAATcaggtgttttcttttaaaattttggcttttttttttttttgaagtgctgATACAGAGATAGactgaattttagaaatatttagataattacatatttttcatGTTACAAGCAACATCATTTCTGTTACTGTCTTCAAACAGGTATGAAAGTGATTATAAATAATTGAAATAGTCAATAAATACATGTTCATTGACCTCCTGAATTTTCATGTTTCAGGAAATGAAGAACTGAAACACTGATCATGATTGCAGTAAATGAGAGCATCCCCCTGGAGTTCATTCTCTTAGGCTTCTCAGATCGACCATGGCTAGAGTTTCCACTCTTTGTGGTCTTCTTCATATCTTACATGGTCACTATCTTTGGGAATCTGACCATTATTCTAGTGTCACGCCTGGACTCCAGACTCCAGACtcccatgtatttctttcttacCAATCTATCACTTCTAGATCTTTGCTACACCACAAGTACAGTTCCACAATTGCTGGTAAATTTGCACAGCACCAGGAAGGTAATTAGTTATGGTGGCTGTGTGGCCCAGCTGTTCATATTTCTGGCTTTGGGGGCCACTGAATGTGTTCTGCTGCCCGTCATGTGCTTTGATAGGTTTGTAGCTATTTGTCGGCCTCTCCATTACTCAGTCATCATGCACCAAAGGCTCTGCCTCCAGTTGGCAGCTGCATCCTGGATTACTGGTTTCAGCAACGCAATGTGGTTTTCTATCCTGGCTCTCCAACTGCCACTCTGTGGCCCCTTTGTACTAGATCACTTTCTCTGTGAAGTCCCTGCTCTGTTCAAATTGTCATGTGTTGACACCACAGCAAATGAGGCTGAACTCTTCTTTCTAAGTATGCTATTCCATCTAGTACCCTTTACACTTATTGTTATATCATATGCTTTTATTGCCCGAGCAGTGTTGAGGATCCAATCTGCTGAAGGCAGACAAAAAGCGTTTGGAACTTGTGGCTCCCATCTACTTGTGGTGTCACTTTTTTATGGTACAGCCATCTCCATGTACATGCAGCCACCTTCACCCAGCTCCAAGGACCGGGGAAAGATGGTTTCCCTCTTTTATGGAATTGTTGCACCCATGCTGAATCCCCTGATATATGCACTTAGAAACAAAGAGGTAAAGGAGGCCTTTAAAAGGTTAGTGGCAAGAGTCTTCTCAATcaggaaataaacattaaaaagaaaaaataggccCCAAATGGAGTCAGTTATACTAAGTCCATGTAACTGTACAAAGACTTGAATACCTAACATAATTGCCATCTCAATCCACCAAGAATGTAACTTTTACTCAGACAACCTGGAGTTATTTGGTTAGCACTAAGGGCAACCTTGCCTGAAACAATGCATTGTTTGCTATAATTCCCTTTGGGTTTGGGGTGTTTCTTGTTGTCATTTTGCCCCTTTtatgccttaaaatttttttctttctacagcTAGGCAGAGGCATTTTTTATTTGCTCAGTGGGATCTACCTGATTCATGAATCATTCAGTACAGCCAACtaaatctttaaaattcatttgattGAATTTTGTTACTTAACACGAGGAATATGCTGATAAGCTTTGTAAATGTTTAGTGTTTATGCAGCTTACTAACTTCTCTTCAACTTGTCCTGTTTTCATCATTCCTCAGAGAAATATTTtgattgtgaagtgaaagtctctcagtcatgtccaactctttgcaaccctctacactatagagtccatggaattctctaggccagaatactggagtgggtagcttttcccttctccaggggatcttcccaacccagggattcaacccaggatcttcccaacccagaaattgaatccaggtctcttgcattgcaggcagattctttaccagctgagccacaactaTTTTGATTACCTCCcacaaataaaagtttattgatGGCAAGTTACATTAGTCTTTTTTTGCCTAAACCTATTTATTGAACAAGTATCCAAAATTAGTCTTCCAGTTCACCAGAAACTATATAATCTcaatattttcaactttatttttatgtttgtataAGTTGGTGTAACttagacatgactgatgtgacttagcagcagcagccgaccTTtctaagaatatgaaaaaagccAGCAATCATTTCTCTGGTAAtaccatatgcacacacacacctttttttatataattagaaGAAATTTACCAAAACCCTGAAATATAACAACTTTAAATTTGGATATGAAGTTCACAACCCTAGTTTAAATTTTTCAATACCACACTCATGTCAACATAATATTAAAAACCACAATGATTTATATTCTAGAATTAAACTCAGATTTTCCATTCTCTGTGCTTAGTCACAGAGtcatgtgaccctatggactgcagtctgccaggctcctctgcccatggggattctccaggcaagaatactggagtgggttgccatgccctcctgcagggcatCCCTTCCCAACCCacgcatcaaacccaggtctcccacattgcaggaggattctttaccatctgagccagcagggaagtccttccaTTCTCTACTCATATTTTCCTCCTCATTAGAAAcatccttttttatttccttcatagaTCAAATCATAGGCATTCATTAATTTTCcttccttgaaatatttttcatattctccccatttattaatattttcagtattCTCATAAACCCCAAAACATAGCCTAGAGATTAAAATAGCATATCTTTAATGATTTccaatgatttttttgtttcataCACATGTTTCTTTCACAATAGCTTCATTGCATTTTAGTCTTCTTGAGGGAACATTATCTCTACCATAAGTATTGGATTACTACACTGTATATTTACCATatcacctttcagttcagttcagttcagtcgctcagtccagatgctcaagctggttttagaaaatgcagaggaaccaaagataaaattgccaacatccgttggatcatcgaaaaagcaagagacttccagaaaaacatctgtttctgctttatcgactatcccaaagcctttgactgtgtggatcacaataaactgtggaagattcttcaagagatgggaatatcagaccacctgacctgcctcttgagaaacctatatgcaggtcagaaagcaacagttagaactggacatggaacaacagactggttccaaataggaaaaggagtacgtcaaggctgtatatcatcaccttgcttatgtaacttacatgcagagtacatcacgagaaacgctgaagaagcacaagctggaatcaagatggctaggagaaatatcaataacctcagatatgcagatgacaccacccttatggcagaaagtgaagaggaactaaaagcctcttgatgaaagtgaaagaggagagtgacaaagttggcttaaagttcaacattcagaaaactaagatcatggcatcaggtcctgtcacttcatgggaaatagatggggaaacagtgtcagactttatttttgggggctccaaaatcactgcagatggtgaatgcagccatgaaattaaaagacacttactccttggaaggaaagttatgaccaacctagatagcatattcaaaagcagagatattactttgccaacaaaggtccatctagtcaaggctatggtttttccagtggtcatgtatggatgtgagagttggacaacaaagaaagctgagtgccgaataattgatgcttttgaactgtggtgttggagaagactcttgagagtcccttggactgcaaggagatccaaccagtccatcctaaaggagatcagttctgggtgttcattggaaggactgatgctgaagctgaaactccaatactttggccacctcatgcgaagagttgactcattggaaaagaccctgatgcttggagggattgggggcaggaggagaaggggacgacagaggatgaggtggctggatgacatcaccaactcgatggacatgagtttgagtgaactccaggagatggtgatggacagagaggcatggcatgctgtggttcatggtgtcgcaaagagtcaataTCACCTTTAGGAGTCATCAAAGTATTGAGGGTTACATGTGCTTACATATCAGTTGGTTCTTTGGATTATTGAGTGATTCATTCATGTTATAGGTATTTAATTGTGCTTctatctctttttctcccttgtcTTCTTCTATAATACATTACACATTTAGAAAATACAATTGAAACATACATTTATTATGTTTCTCCTTAAAACATTGCTGTAATATCATGTACTTTTGCCATAGAATAATGTGGATATGAGAAATAAATCGGATATATCAAGTTCTAATTTCCATTCTCTTTCTTATGAGAAATAAGTATCATTAAATGAGTAAATGGAAGCAAAATGCTAATAGATTATATTGTAAACATAAGATAGTACTTTCCTCATTGAAGATAAATTCACTGCTAAAggtccaaataaataatttatcaaaTATCCAGAAGCAAATATGCATTTCAGCATCAAAGTCAGTGAAATTTGATGAATTCTgagaatatagaagaaaaataaaattgaaatagctTTTAATTTATCTTAATGAAGGATTAATTGATTCAGCAATTTCATATATTAGGTTTGATTTTATACTGGTAGAAAATGATTTACAGGAAATTCTATAACTAAGTTATTTTTAGTTACTTtgtgattattaaaaatataacaaatatattcatttagaATAAGGTCTAATTTTACTAATTGTAAATGTAagctaattttgtttatttatttgcaattCTGAGAACTTTATTTTCCTAATCCAAGGAAGTTTttttgcctacagtgcaggaaagctgagttcaatccctgggtttggaagttccctggaggagggcctggcaacccactccagtattcctgcttagagaatccccatggatagaggagcctggtggctgcagtcctgCTGCTACTaggttgtttcagttgtgtccgactctgtgcgaccccatagacagcagcccaccaggctgtcccgtccctgggattctccaggcaagaacactggagtgggttgccatttccttctccaatgaatgaaagtgaaaagtgaaagtgaagtcgctcagtcatgtccgactcctagggacgccatggactgcagcgcaccaggctcctccatccatgggatttttcaggccagtccatgaggtcacaaagaatcagacaggacttagcaactaagcacagcagcacaTTCTGAATGTTGCTTTCTTTAAATTGTAGTGAtgaatatataacattatatttgtGATCTTAACCATATTTGAGTGTACAGTTCAGGGGCATTAAATACAATCATATTTTTGTGCAAccttcaccaccatccatctccagaatatttttcatttttctaaactaAAACTCTGTGCCTATTAAACAATAAATACCTATTTTCCCCTCACCCTGGAAACCTCCATTCTACTTTTCGTCTCTATGATTTTGATTACTCTAGGTGCCTAATAGAAGTGGAATTATAaagtatttgtgtatttttgtgactgacatttcacttagcataatgtcttcaagatcCATCTATCTTGTAGCATGTAAGGAttccctttgtttttaaaaactgaatatcatttaattgtatgaatataccacattttgtttggtCATTCATCTTTCAAAAGACACTTATTTGctttcaccttttggctattgtgaataatactgcctTGAACAtaggtgtacaaatatctgtttgagaccccactttcagttcagtttgggtATActtctagaagtggaattactggatcatatggaaattctacttttaaattttgaaaaactgcctgctggatcatgtggaaattctatctttaattttttgaagaactgctttactgttttccatagtgactgcaccattttacttcccatcagcagtgtacaAAGGTTCTAATTTCTTTACATGCTCACCTATGTATCTCATTTTTATAGAGATGTCAGATTGATATAGTAGAGAAAtgttttgaatataaatataatcttACCTGCAGTCTAAAATTTGAGGATTTTTCATGACATACTTTTATAACAGGAAAAttataatagaattttatttgttcatGCCTAATTTAAGTTGGTTAATAGA from Bos indicus isolate NIAB-ARS_2022 breed Sahiwal x Tharparkar chromosome 23, NIAB-ARS_B.indTharparkar_mat_pri_1.0, whole genome shotgun sequence carries:
- the LOC109576621 gene encoding olfactory receptor 2B6-like, producing the protein MIAVNESIPLEFILLGFSDRPWLEFPLFVVFFISYMVTIFGNLTIILVSRLDSRLQTPMYFFLTNLSLLDLCYTTSTVPQLLVNLHSTRKVISYGGCVAQLFIFLALGATECVLLPVMCFDRFVAICRPLHYSVIMHQRLCLQLAAASWITGFSNAMWFSILALQLPLCGPFVLDHFLCEVPALFKLSCVDTTANEAELFFLSMLFHLVPFTLIVISYAFIARAVLRIQSAEGRQKAFGTCGSHLLVVSLFYGTAISMYMQPPSPSSKDRGKMVSLFYGIVAPMLNPLIYALRNKEVKEAFKRLVARVFSIRK